The DNA region GATCGTCGAGGTCGACCTGAACGCCAAGGGCACCGCGCTGCACGAGGCGACCATCGTCGGCGACACCGTCGGTGACCCGTACAAGGACACCTCGTCCGTCGCGCTCAACCCGGTGATCAAGTTCACGACGCTCTTCGGCCTGCTCGCCGTCGAGCTCGCGGTCAGCCTCAACGCCCAGGGCCAGCACGTCCTGGTCCTGTGCCTCGCGGCCGTGTTCTTCCTGGTCATGACGTACTTCGTGCACCGGTCGTTCTACGGGATGCGGATCAAGACGACGCTCACCGACGACGACGAGCCGGCGGACGAGGGCCACGGCCCGGACGACGCCGACAGCGGACGCGCCGGTCTCAGCCGACCGGACAGTGCCCGGCAGACCGATGCCGAGCACCCGGCCGCATCCGGCGCGACGGCGGGAGCCGCCGCGACCCGAGCCAGGAACCGCACATCCGAGCTTGTCGAGACGGGAGCAGGTGACGAGCGATGAAGGTCGCAGTGCGGTACGCGGCAGCACACGTTGATGCCGATGGTCATGTCACGGAGCACGACGCCGGCGCCACCCTGGTCCGGCGGCTGCTCCGGGTCTTCCCGGGCGCGCTGCTGATCGGGCCCGGCGCCCGGCAGTGCGCCGGGTTCGAGATGATCCCGCTCGAGTTCGTCGACGGTGCGACGACGGTCGTGATCAACATGGACGTCATCGACTCGGTCGGCGTCTGGCAGACGCTCAAGGCCGGCTGCGACGAGCCGCACCTGATGAACTTCGTGTGGTGGAACACCTCGCAGTTCACCCACACGGTGCAGCGGACCGCCCTCGCGCTGTCCTGTGCCCTGTTCCCGACCTTCGCGAACTCGGCGCGCACCGCGAGCGAGGTCCGCGAGATCGTCTCGGCGTGGACCATCCAGTCGCTCGCCGAGAAGGCCCAGATCGCCTGGGTGAACCTCGGCATCCGCCTCGAGCACGTGCAGCCCCGTCAGGAGCCGTCCGTCCCCGTGGTGCTCTACCCGGCGATCTACCTGTCGGAGCGCAAGCAGCCACAGCTGTTCCTCGACGTGGTCGAGCGCGTGGTCAGGCGCACGCCGATCAAGGTGGAGGCCAGGCTGCACGAGTCGCACCTGATCTCCGAGAAGGCGATGGGCCTCTCCCGGCACGACTGGTCCTGGGTCGGTCCGCTGACGGCGAGCCGGGACAGCTACTGGGAGGCGCTCGCGCGCACGACGGCGTTCCTCGCGACCGCCACCGAGGAGTCCTACGGCCTGGAGTACATCGAGGCCCTGGTCGCCGGCGCCGTCGGCATCTTCCCGGACCGCCCGTGGGTGCACGCGATCCTGCCTGCGGGGTACCCGTTCATCTTCCGGACGCCCGCGGAGGCCGAGGAGATGCTCTACCGCGCGGTCACCGACACCGCCGCGTGCCGCCGCGAGCTCGACGCTGCTGCCGGTGGCAGCTTCGCCGAGTGGCTGCGCACCCGGCATGACGACGACCTGTTCGAGAAGGCCATCGCCGACCAGGTCAGTGCCTGGTTCGGCCGCTGACCCACCGACGTCGCGCCCGGTCGCAGATCGCCCTGCGGCCGGGCGCGTCCGTGTCTCCGCCCGGTGCAGGCGCTGGGGGGACCGCGCCGGTCAGGCGTGCAGCGGGTCCGTGGGGCCGTAGGGCACCATGCGCAGGGTCCGGGCGTCGTTGACGATGATGTCGTACGCACGGGCGGCGAGCTCGGCGACGGTGTCGCTGCCCGCCCGCAGGTACCGCCCCGACAGTGCGTCCAGGGTGCCGTCGCCGATGGCCAGGAGCAGCTCGAGGCTCGCCTCGGCCGGGGTCCACTCGGTCCGGTCGCCGTGCGTGGGCATGGTGGCGGTCATGTCGGTGGCGACGACGCCGGGTGCGAGGTCGAACACCCGCAGACCCTCGTCGCGGTACTGGGTGTCGAGCAGGGTCGTCAGGCGGAACAGGGCGCCCTTGCTGATCGCGTACCCCGTGTAGCCGGGCATCCCCCGATGGCCGGCGCCGGAGTTGATGTTCACGATCCGCCCTCCGCCACGGGCGAGCATCCCGGGCAGCAGGGCGCGGCTGACCAGCATCGGACCCCGCACGTTGGTCTCGATCACCCGCCAGGAGTCCTCGACGTCGTCCTGCGCGAACGGCACCTCGCGCTGCTCGACCACGCCGGCGTTGTTCACCAGCAGACCGACACCGCCGGCCGGCTCGAGTCCCGACTCGATCTCCTCGACCGCCGCCCGCACACCCGGGCCGTCCGTGACGTCGACGGCCACCACCAGCGTCCTGGGCGTCGGCCCGGCCGCGTCGCGGGCGCGGGCGGCGATCTCCGCGGCGACCGCGTCCAGGTGGCTCCGGGTGCGCCCCACCAGGGCGAGCTGATAGCCGTTCGCGGCCAACCCGATGGCCAGGCCCCGGCCGATGCCCCGGCCGGCTCCGGTGACGACAGCGGTTCGCGGTGCCTCGACGAACGGACCTGCATGCTGGCTCGGGACGGGGTTGACGGGTGGCTCACGGTCGGCGTCGCTCATGGCTCCATCCTGGAGCCTCTGGTCCCGCGGAACCAGCCGGAGAGTCCTGGAGAACTGAGCCGGTGGCGCCGGGGGTCAGGTCGTCGGAGGCACCGTCGATCGGCGCATGGCGAGCAGGACCAGGTCGGCCCGGTGCGGGACGCCGTAGCGCTCGTCGCCGTAGGGGAAGTCGTACCGCTCACCGGTGAGCACGAAACCCCGTCGCTCGTACCAGGCGATCAGCTCGGGGCGCTGGGCCAGGACGGTGATCTCGAGCTCGGACCCTCCCCAGGTCACGTCCGCCCACGACTGGGCCGCATCGAGGACCGTCCGACCGATCCCGCGGCCCTGCAGACCGGGGCGGACCGCGAGCATGCCGAGGTACGCGCCCGACTCCCGCCGCTCGAGGTGGCAGCAGGCGAGGATCGGCGCGCTCGGCGCACCGTCGGGCTCGTCGGCCACGGCACCGTCCGGACCGTCGACGGCCCGACCCTGCAGGCCGGGGGTCTCGGCGTGCCGGGCGAGCAGGACGACACTCCCCGACCGACCGAGGAGGTCGCGGACCATGGCGGCGTCGACGCGCTGGCCGCCGAGCAGATCAGCCTCCGTCGTCCAGCCCGAGCGGCTCTCCTCGGCCCGGTAGGCCGAGTGGACGAGCGCCGCGACGGCCGCGGCGTCATCGACGGTCGCCGCCCGGACGGCCACGACCGGCTGGCTGCGGGTGAGGTCCGGCACGGGCCCATCATGCCCGACCACGGAGGGCGGGTGAGGGCAGGTGAGGGCAGGTGAGGGCAGAGCGGTCAGAGACCCTCGGCGACGGCAGCCGTGACCGTCAGCCACGCCTCGCGGGTGGTGTCGGCGAGCGCCTCGTACTCGAGCGGGCTGCCGGCGACCAGCGACGGGTCGTACGGCACGTCGAGCACCGTCCGGGTCAGCCTGCCGAAGTGCTCGTGCAGCCGCTGCGCGAGCTTGTCGTCGCGCTTCGGCGCAGGAGCGGAGAGCACTGTCACCGCACGCCGGACGACGTCCTCATGGCCCGTTGCGCGCAGGGCGTCGACCGCCCAGGCCGCCGACTGCGCAGTGTCCTCGCGAACCGTCGAGACGATCACGACCTGGTCGGCGGCCGTGATGGCGGCCTGCCAGTTCGAGGCGCGCATGTTGTTGCCGGTGTCGATGACCATGACCCGGTAGAAGCGCGACAGCGTCCGGTGCAGCGCCCGGAACGCGAAGTCGTCGATCGAGGCGGCCGACGCAGCGTCCTCGTCCGATGCGAGCACGTCGAACTGTGCGGAGCCCTGCGAGCGCACGTAGTTGTCCAGGTCGCCGACCCGTGCCGACCCGGGGTCCGTGAAGCGGTCCAGATCCTGCAGCAGGTTGACGGCAGTGTTGTGGTGGCGCGACTGGTGCGACCGCCAGCCCAGCGTCCCACGGGTCTCGTTGTTGTCCCAGGCGAGCGTGTACCCGCCGCGGTGCAGGCCGAAGGTCGCCGCGATCAGCAGCGTGGCAGTCGTCTTGTGCGCGCCGCCCTTCGGGTTGATCACCACGATCGTCTTGGGTCCGGCAAGGCTGCGCTGCACCGACCCGACGGCCACCCGGTGCCGCTGCTCGGCCCGGCCCGGGCCGGGGGCGAGGAGCCCACCGGTCATCCGGCGCAGCGTGCTCTGCCAACCGAGCTCGGCCGGACCCTCCGGTGGCGCGGGCCGGGCGGCGAGCAGATCGTTCAGGGTCGGCAGCTGCCCTGCGCCGGCGGACGCCGGGCCGACGGTCCCGATGACCAGCGGGAAGGACACCGGCGGGCCGGCCGGCGCGGCCGACCACGGCTGCTGCACGGATCCGTCCGTCGTCGCGCCCGGCACCGTTGCCGGTTCGTGCGTGGTGCGCTCGCCGGACATCTCGTCGAACCACTCGGTCGTCCCCCCCGTGGGCGTGTCCGGCGGGTGGTCGGCCGGGCCGGCGTCGCCGGCGGGCTGCGCTCTCGTCACCGGCTCGCCCCAGCCGGACGGGGCAGGTGCTCCCTCGACCGCGGGCCAGCGCCCCGCCACCGGGATCCGCGCGGGTGCACCGTCGGCCACCACGACGGGATCCCACCGGACGTCGTCCACCTCGGGCTCAGGCGGGAGCTGACGGGGCAGCTCGTTGTGCAGCGACCAGTCGACGGCGAGGCCCCAGGCATCGGCGGTCGGCTCGACGTGCTCGTCCGCGAGCGCCTGCTCGTCGGCCAGGGCATGCTCCTCCGCGAGCGCCTGCTCGTCGGCCAGCGCCTGCTCGTCGGCCAGGGCCCGCTCGTCAGCCAGGGCCCGCTCGTCAGCCAGAGCGTGCTCGTCCGGACGGTCGGCCGGCTCGGCCCACTGGCCGGTCCCGGTCCGGCGTTCGCGGAGCTCGCGTCGCGTCAGCGGGCGCTCCTCGCCGTCGACGGACCGGGCCGCTGCGGTCTCGCCGGCGACCGTCGCGTCCCACACATCACGCTCGTCCACGCGCACACTCCCCAGCTACGGCGCCCACCCGGTCGCCCGACGGGCTGCGCTCGGTGCGACGCCATCGTGCGGCACCGAACCTACGCTGCTCGACCCGGGTCCGCATGGTCACAGCCTGCCGCACCCGGGGCTCCTGCGCCGCACTCAACACGGCCGCGACCCACCCAGATCATCACAAACAGGTCGGCGCGGGCCCCGTGGGCCGGCGCCGACCTGTCTGCTGTCGGGTCCGATATCTCGTGCGTCAGATGCCGCGGATCTCGTGCGTCAGATGCCGCGCGGTTGCACGACCCGCGCCTTGCGGTGGGCCAGGAGGATCGCCCTGCGGTGGAGCAGGGCCATCCTTCTCAGCTCACGGTCGAGCCGGTCAGGCTGACGGACGTGGCGCTGGGCTCGTGACTCCGCGACCGGTCGGTCCACGGCTCAGCGCCCCGAGGAGAAGTCGAGGTGGGCATCGGCCACGGCGAGCATCGACCAGATCCCGCCGTCCGCGGAGACGAGCTCGTACGTCGGGAGCAGCAGCGTCGCGCCGTCAGCCTGGGTGTGCATCGCGAGGCCGAGCCGAGCCTCGACGATGGTGACCTCGTCGACCGGCCAGCTGATCGCGCTGCCCGGCGTCACCGTCGCAGGCAGGGTGGGCTCGACGGGCATCTCCGACGTCGCCGCCAGGTCACCGGCGGGCTCTGCGCCCGCCGCGTAGGCGATGGGCCCTCCCCAGCCGGACCCGAACCGCGGGTCGGCGAACCGCGCGACGGCGGCTGCCGGGCTGATGACCTCGTACTCGCCGAGCGACACGGCCGGGGCGAGCGACCCGTACAGGGACTGCAGGCCGGCGCCGGTGAAGGATCCGCTCCACGTGACACCGGTGCGCTGCCCGTCGATCACCTGGTACGCCGTGACATAGACCCAACTCGCGTCACCCCAGTTCTCCGCGACCAGCTCGTAGCCGGCGACGTCGATCCCGAGGGCGGTCAGCACGTCGGACAGCTGGGCCTGGGCGGCATCGGCCGCCGGCGCCGGACCGACGTCCCGCTGGGTGCACGGGTCGGGCTCCGGCGCGACGATCCCGATCGACGGGTCGGCGCTCTGCTCGAGCGTCGTCGCCGCGTCGTCCGTCCCGCTGCCCTGCGCCGCGTCGCCCTTGGTCGCGCTCTCCTCGAGCGTGGCGACGCAGGTCCACGGGTCCTTGCCCGGGTCGTAGTAGCTCAGGGAGGCCGCGCCGTCCGGGTACAGGCTGATGTTCGGCCCGCTGCCGTCCGTCGGCCCGACGAGCCAGTAGCCGTCCTGGAACGTCGGTGTCCCGGCGACCCCGAGCGCCGCCGCAGCCGCGGTCACCGACTGCTCGGTGAACACCTGCGCCGGGTCGAGGGCCCACGCCTGCGCGGTGCCCCCGGCGTCGGACAGGCCCGATGCCGTGAAGATCGTCCGGCCGCTGTAGCCGGGCCAGTACATGTCGCTGGCGACGCGGCTGGACTCGCCCATCGCCGCCTCGGGCGCGCTGCCCGGCCCGGCGACGTCCGGCGCGACGGCCGACGAACCCGTGCCGGAGTCGAGCGTGATCTCCCGGCCGGCGCCGGTCGCGAGGGGCTCCTCGTCACCACTGGCGGCACCGATCGCGTAGCCACCGCCACCGCCGATCACCAGGGCGGCGGCGGCGACGGCCGCGACCCGTGCGGGCCAGGTGGTCCAGCGTCGGGCGCGAGCGGCGGCGAGCTCGTCGGTGGCTGCGAGGGCCGGGGCGTCGCCGGGCTGGGCGCGACGCGCCTCGACGATCGCGCGGAGCACCGTGGCATCCGGCTCGACCGTCGCGGCGGGGTCAGCGGCACGCAGGCGTGCCACGAGCGCGTCGTCGGACGTCGCAGGGATCCTGGCGTCGCTCGTCGGCTCGTCGGGGAAGTTCTCGTTCACGGTGACCTCCTGGGCCCGACCTGCGGTGCAGGTCCTCACCGTGCCTGTGTCGCACCGGCCGCGTTGCTTGCACCGGGCACGTCGCCGACGGCGTCCCGCTCGGCCCACACCTGTCGCAGCCGGGCCCGCGCGCGGGACAAGGCCGCGTCCGCGCCACCACGGCTGATGCCGAGCGCAGCGGCGAGCTGGTCGCCGTCCAGACCCTCCCAGGCGTGCAGGAGCAGGATCCGGCGATCGCGCGGCGAGAGCGCCGCGAGCACGCCGCGCACCTCCTCGTCGGCGAGCGTGAGGTCGGCCGGGTCGGCGTCGTCCGGCTCGTCGGGCACGACCTCGACCGGGACGGGCCGGCCCTTGCGCCGATGGTTGGCCAGCACGTACCCGGCGGTGCGGTAGAGCCACGGCAGCTCGGCACCCTCCGGCACGTCCTCGCGGCGTCGCCACGCGGTCGCCAGGACGTCGGCGGTGAGGTCCTGGGCGTCGTCGAGGGCGGCTCGGCGTGCGAAGTACCTGTACACCGCTGTCGAGTGCGCGCGGAAGAGCCCGTCGAACCACGCGTCGTCACGCACGGGCTGCTCCCGGGTCTCGTACGGCTACCTACCGGAACTGTGTCGCGGTCCGGCCCTTCCTTGCACCCCGACGCGCGGGACTTTCGCGGGTTCACGGCCACCGGCCCCGTCAGGCCCGGACGCACGAACGCCCCGGTCCGAGGACCGGGGCGTTCGGAGTGGATCGTGGGTGAGCTTCAGCTCACCGGAGAGATCCGGTTGATCGTGAGATCAGAGCGGGCGGATGTTGTCGGCCTGGGGGCCCTTGGGGCCCTGCTTGACCTCGAACTCGACCTTCTGGTTCTCCTCGAGCGAGCGGTAGCCGCTCGTCGCGATCGCAGAGTAGTGGGCGAAGACGTCGGCGCCGCCGTCGTCGGGGGCGATGAAGCCGAAGCCCTTTTCAGCGTTGAACCACTTCACGGTGCCAGTAGCCATGGCGGGTCTCCTTCAGGAGTATTCGCACGAACCCGCTTGTCGGGTTCGTTCAATCGCGGTGTTCGTCGTCCGCTCCTGGTAAGGAAAATGCGCCTGGCCGAGGGGCCGGGCGCACTCGAGACGTGCAAGCACAGCAACTTCACGAGCAACGGTACGGCAATTCGGCCCGCGACGCCAGGGGCAGTGCCAACGAGCTCGTGCGGGTTGCTCGCCGGGCCCGCGACCGCGCCGCGCGCCGGGCCCTCCCGCGGGCCGTCGGCCACCTCGCCACGGAGCCGTGCACACCGCCGGCCCGCGGCGCATAGGGTCACGATCGTGAAGCCGTTCCTGCTCCTGGCCACCCGGTCCGACGACGATGCGGCGCTCGGCGAGTACGAGGCCGTGCGGCTGTTCGGTGGTCTCGATCGTGACCAGCTGCACCGCGTCCGCCTCGAGGCCGGTCCCCTGCCGGCGATCGACCTCGACGCGTACTCGGGCGTGATCGTCGGCGGGAGCCCGTTCAACGCGAGCGACCCGGTCGCCGAGAAGTCCACCGTCCAGCTCCGGGTCGAGGCCGAGCTCGCGGCCCTGCTCGACGAGGTCGTGGCCCGCGACGTCCCGTTCCTCGGCGCCTGCTACGGCGTCGGGACGCTCGGCGTGCACCAGGGCGGCGTGGTCGACCGCACCTACGGCGAGCCGGTCGGGGCGGTCCCGGTCACGTTGACCGACGCCGGACGCCGGGACCCGCTGTTCGCAGGCATGCCTGCGGTCTTCGACGCGTTCGTCGGGCACAAGGAGGCCGTGCAGACACCGCCGCCGGGCGCCGTCGTCCTGGCGACGTCACCGGCGTGCCCGGTCCAGGCCTTCCGGATCAGGGACAACCTCTACGCGACCCAGTTCCACCCCGAGCTGGACGTGCCGGGGATCGTGGCGCGGGTGCAGATCTACCAGCACGCCGGGTACTTCCGGCCGGAGGACCTGGACCACGTGATCGCGAAGGTCAGCGGGGCGGTCGTCGACGAACCACCCCGGATCCTCGCCAACTTCGTGCGGCGTTACGCCCGCTGACCGGCAACCGTCCCGGCAGGTTCGTGCCCAGCGTGGTCTCCCGGCCGGTGCCGCGGGACAGCACTCACGCGCTGAGCGCTCCGCGGATCAGCACGAGCGCCTGCTCGTCCTCGACCCCGAGCTCCCGGACCCTTCGGACATACGCCTGGGCGGCCAGGCGCGCCTCGCGCTCACGGTCCGACCCGCGTACCGCGACGAACGTCCCGTGCCGGCCACGGGTCGCGACGACCCCGGCCTGCTCGAGCTCGCGATAGGCGCGTGCGACAGTGTTGGCCGCGAGGCCGAGATCGTCGGCGAGCCGGCGCACGGTCGGCAGCCGGTGCCCGGCCGGCAGCGCACCGCCGGCGACGAGCGCCTCGATCTGGCTGCGCACCTGTTCGTACGGCGGCACGTGCGATGCCGGGTCCACGACGAGCATCATCGGCCGGCCTGCCACCGGGCCGGCTGCCCGGCGCCGTCGGCTGCCACCACCCCGGCGGACGCCGTCGGCCACAACCGCCGGCGGAAGTGCCGCGCCGGGTTGAGCGCGTAGCTGATCGTCGCCATGGCGACGAGCCCGACGGTCACCAGCGGGAAGAGCGCGGCGGCGACACCGACCGCGGGGTTGGCGGGCCAGCCACCCTCGAGCTGGTCGCCGACCGTGCCGATCAGTGCGAGGGGTGCGTAGCAGCCGACGACCAACGAGACGGTCACCATGTCGCGCAGGGTGCGCGCACGCAGCGCGTCGTCCCAGGCGAGCTCGAGCTGGGTCGTGGCCACCTGCCGCTGCCGGAGCAGCCGGCCGGCG from Cellulomonas sp. KRMCY2 includes:
- a CDS encoding RNA polymerase sigma factor, whose protein sequence is MRDDAWFDGLFRAHSTAVYRYFARRAALDDAQDLTADVLATAWRRREDVPEGAELPWLYRTAGYVLANHRRKGRPVPVEVVPDEPDDADPADLTLADEEVRGVLAALSPRDRRILLLHAWEGLDGDQLAAALGISRGGADAALSRARARLRQVWAERDAVGDVPGASNAAGATQAR
- a CDS encoding glycosyltransferase produces the protein MKVAVRYAAAHVDADGHVTEHDAGATLVRRLLRVFPGALLIGPGARQCAGFEMIPLEFVDGATTVVINMDVIDSVGVWQTLKAGCDEPHLMNFVWWNTSQFTHTVQRTALALSCALFPTFANSARTASEVREIVSAWTIQSLAEKAQIAWVNLGIRLEHVQPRQEPSVPVVLYPAIYLSERKQPQLFLDVVERVVRRTPIKVEARLHESHLISEKAMGLSRHDWSWVGPLTASRDSYWEALARTTAFLATATEESYGLEYIEALVAGAVGIFPDRPWVHAILPAGYPFIFRTPAEAEEMLYRAVTDTAACRRELDAAAGGSFAEWLRTRHDDDLFEKAIADQVSAWFGR
- a CDS encoding chromosome partitioning protein; the encoded protein is MDERDVWDATVAGETAAARSVDGEERPLTRRELRERRTGTGQWAEPADRPDEHALADERALADERALADEQALADEQALAEEHALADEQALADEHVEPTADAWGLAVDWSLHNELPRQLPPEPEVDDVRWDPVVVADGAPARIPVAGRWPAVEGAPAPSGWGEPVTRAQPAGDAGPADHPPDTPTGGTTEWFDEMSGERTTHEPATVPGATTDGSVQQPWSAAPAGPPVSFPLVIGTVGPASAGAGQLPTLNDLLAARPAPPEGPAELGWQSTLRRMTGGLLAPGPGRAEQRHRVAVGSVQRSLAGPKTIVVINPKGGAHKTTATLLIAATFGLHRGGYTLAWDNNETRGTLGWRSHQSRHHNTAVNLLQDLDRFTDPGSARVGDLDNYVRSQGSAQFDVLASDEDAASAASIDDFAFRALHRTLSRFYRVMVIDTGNNMRASNWQAAITAADQVVIVSTVREDTAQSAAWAVDALRATGHEDVVRRAVTVLSAPAPKRDDKLAQRLHEHFGRLTRTVLDVPYDPSLVAGSPLEYEALADTTREAWLTVTAAVAEGL
- a CDS encoding N-acetyltransferase, translating into MPDLTRSQPVVAVRAATVDDAAAVAALVHSAYRAEESRSGWTTEADLLGGQRVDAAMVRDLLGRSGSVVLLARHAETPGLQGRAVDGPDGAVADEPDGAPSAPILACCHLERRESGAYLGMLAVRPGLQGRGIGRTVLDAAQSWADVTWGGSELEITVLAQRPELIAWYERRGFVLTGERYDFPYGDERYGVPHRADLVLLAMRRSTVPPTT
- a CDS encoding GntR family transcriptional regulator, translating into MLVVDPASHVPPYEQVRSQIEALVAGGALPAGHRLPTVRRLADDLGLAANTVARAYRELEQAGVVATRGRHGTFVAVRGSDREREARLAAQAYVRRVRELGVEDEQALVLIRGALSA
- a CDS encoding SDR family oxidoreductase; this translates as MSDADREPPVNPVPSQHAGPFVEAPRTAVVTGAGRGIGRGLAIGLAANGYQLALVGRTRSHLDAVAAEIAARARDAAGPTPRTLVVAVDVTDGPGVRAAVEEIESGLEPAGGVGLLVNNAGVVEQREVPFAQDDVEDSWRVIETNVRGPMLVSRALLPGMLARGGGRIVNINSGAGHRGMPGYTGYAISKGALFRLTTLLDTQYRDEGLRVFDLAPGVVATDMTATMPTHGDRTEWTPAEASLELLLAIGDGTLDALSGRYLRAGSDTVAELAARAYDIIVNDARTLRMVPYGPTDPLHA
- a CDS encoding glutamine amidotransferase produces the protein MKPFLLLATRSDDDAALGEYEAVRLFGGLDRDQLHRVRLEAGPLPAIDLDAYSGVIVGGSPFNASDPVAEKSTVQLRVEAELAALLDEVVARDVPFLGACYGVGTLGVHQGGVVDRTYGEPVGAVPVTLTDAGRRDPLFAGMPAVFDAFVGHKEAVQTPPPGAVVLATSPACPVQAFRIRDNLYATQFHPELDVPGIVARVQIYQHAGYFRPEDLDHVIAKVSGAVVDEPPRILANFVRRYAR
- a CDS encoding cold-shock protein, producing the protein MATGTVKWFNAEKGFGFIAPDDGGADVFAHYSAIATSGYRSLEENQKVEFEVKQGPKGPQADNIRPL